A part of Tigriopus californicus strain San Diego chromosome 10, Tcal_SD_v2.1, whole genome shotgun sequence genomic DNA contains:
- the LOC131888017 gene encoding myophilin-like isoform X1 — protein sequence MPMPARNAEQEAEILQWIEAVLEEPLPKGDYEEVLKNGVVLCQLMNKISPGCIKKFKTSGPAFLLMENISSFQKAVKAYGVPDEEIFQTPDLFEARNIPQVTLCLYALGRTTQKHSEYDGPTIGPKMSEENKRNFSDEQIRKGRDGQVGLQAGSNKGASQSGLGGMGNTRHM from the exons GATGCCAGCCAGAAACGCCGAGCAAGAAGCTGAAATTCTTCAATGGATCGAAGCCGTTCTGGAGGAACCTTTACCCAAGGGTGATTATGAGGAG GTGCTAAAGAATGGCGTGGTTTTGTGCCAGCTAATGAACAAGATCTCCCCGGGTTGTATTAAGAAGTTCAAAACTTCAGGACCAGCTTTTTTGCTCATGGAAAACATCAGCTCCTTCCAA AAAGCGGTGAAGGCCTATGGCGTTCCCGACGAGGAGATCTTCCAGACCCCTGATTTGTTCGAGGCTCGAAACATCCCACAGGTGACCTTGTGTCTCTATGCCTTGGGTCGTACTACCCAAAAGCATTCTGAATACGACGGACCCACAATTGGGCCCAAAATGTCCGAAGAAAATAAGCGGAACTTCTCGGATGAACAAATCCGAAAAGGTCGCGATGGTCAAGTGGGACTTCAG gCCGGAAGCAACAAAGGTGCCTCTCAATCCGGATTAGGTGGTATGGGCAACACTCGCCACATGTAA
- the LOC131888017 gene encoding myophilin-like isoform X2: protein MPARNAEQEAEILQWIEAVLEEPLPKGDYEEVLKNGVVLCQLMNKISPGCIKKFKTSGPAFLLMENISSFQKAVKAYGVPDEEIFQTPDLFEARNIPQVTLCLYALGRTTQKHSEYDGPTIGPKMSEENKRNFSDEQIRKGRDGQVGLQAGSNKGASQSGLGGMGNTRHM, encoded by the exons ATGCCAGCCAGAAACGCCGAGCAAGAAGCTGAAATTCTTCAATGGATCGAAGCCGTTCTGGAGGAACCTTTACCCAAGGGTGATTATGAGGAG GTGCTAAAGAATGGCGTGGTTTTGTGCCAGCTAATGAACAAGATCTCCCCGGGTTGTATTAAGAAGTTCAAAACTTCAGGACCAGCTTTTTTGCTCATGGAAAACATCAGCTCCTTCCAA AAAGCGGTGAAGGCCTATGGCGTTCCCGACGAGGAGATCTTCCAGACCCCTGATTTGTTCGAGGCTCGAAACATCCCACAGGTGACCTTGTGTCTCTATGCCTTGGGTCGTACTACCCAAAAGCATTCTGAATACGACGGACCCACAATTGGGCCCAAAATGTCCGAAGAAAATAAGCGGAACTTCTCGGATGAACAAATCCGAAAAGGTCGCGATGGTCAAGTGGGACTTCAG gCCGGAAGCAACAAAGGTGCCTCTCAATCCGGATTAGGTGGTATGGGCAACACTCGCCACATGTAA
- the LOC131888016 gene encoding uncharacterized protein LOC131888016, with the protein MSVMEKKELKATVPTTKGKKLDLFRLILIMGLGACFLAQVWRQLVKFYKRDTTFTSTKLSVDHLLLPAISICAYQGFKYEEMANLGMTIDQWVLGKAPDHIPFSVPVDEMNERWRRSTYSVEELVKSISFVDHEQKRLHFEVAAVDTPDIRIVETNNLEQGRCYTMNLMLNYRKKFQFMTVRFKIPEAVKALNLYIHDSGEEIIGLAGNYWVQQPFSILIEPDHRYNFELNKEIQILDAQRNCTSHGSNHHTNRCILQEIVKSDCVECHYPYYSPFDARNQSLKICAKISELRQIRNCIAKTIGRARVNTCHDSCSLTRFGVQWRANYIPGTPTNETLGFFYFKEVEEEIKEEYRLFDFGAILAAVGGSMGLFLGFSFLDCGVGVRNWVRSSWKK; encoded by the exons ATGTCAGTCATGgagaaaaaggaattgaaagcAACCGTCCCAACCACGAAAGGGAAGAAGCTCGATCTGTTTCGGCTCATCCTGATCATGGGACTTGGAGCTTGTTTCTTGGCCCAAGTCTGGCGACAACTTGTCAAGTTCTATAAACGAGACACGACCTTCACGTCGACCAAGCTCTCCGTGGATCACCTTCTACTTCCCGCCATTTCCATTTGCGCTTACCAAGGATTCAAGTACGAGGAGATGGCGAATTTGGGCATGACTATTGATCAATGGGTCCTGGGTAAAGCTCCAGACCACATCCCG TTCTCGGTACCTGTAGATGAAATGAACGAGAGGTGGCGACGATCCACGTATTCTGTGGAGGAGCTTGTCAAGAGCATAAGTTTCGTGGATCATGAGCAGAAGCGACTGCATTTCGAGGTTGCAGCCGTGGACACGCCAGACATTCGGATAGTTGAGACGAATAACTTGGAGCAAGGTCGATGCTACACCATGAACCTCATGCTCAACTACCGCAAGAAGTTCCAATTTATGACAGTCCGATTCAAGATTCCTGAGGCGGTCAAGGCCCTGAATTTGTATATCCACGATTCTGGCGAAGAGATCATTGGCTTGGCGGGTAATTATTGGGTCCAGCAGCCTTTTTCGATCCTAATTGAACCCGATCACCGCTACAACTTTGAGTTGAACAAGGAGATACAAATCTTGGACGCTCAACGAAACTGCACCTCCCACGGTTCTAACCACCACACGAACCGGTGCATCTTGCAGGAGATTGTCAAATCCGATTGCGTCGAATGCCATTATCCGTATTATTCCCCCTTTGATGCCCGCAACCAAAGTCTGAAGATCTGCGCCAAGATCTCGGAATTACGACAAATTCGCAATTGTATCGCTAAAACCATCGGGAGGGCTCGAGTCAATACGTGTCACGATTCATGCAG TTTGACCCGCTTCGGAGTTCAATGGAGAGCCAATTACATTCCGGGCACGCCCACCAACGAGACCCTGGGTTTCTTCTATTTCAAAGAAGTCGAAGAAGAGATCAAAGAAGAGTATCGACTCTTCGACTTTGGCGCCATCTTGGCCGCAGTGGGAGGCTCGATGGGCCTCTTTCTGGGCTTCTCGTTTTTGGATTGCGGAGTCGGTGTTCGGAATTGGGTTCGGAGTTCGTGGAAAAAGTAA